Genomic DNA from Vibrio sp. SNU_ST1:
CTGATATTACTGGTTCAATTGTGATGATCGGATGATGAGTGACATTACGGTGTTTAATACTAATTCTCTGTTTCCTTAGAAGCGTTAGACGTTGTGTCTTTTATCAACCAACTATCAAGCACGCCTTGTAGCGCATCCAAAGAGGTTGGCTTCTCTAGGCGACCGTCCATCAGTTTTCTGATCATGTCTAATTCGTGTTGTCCCGATTCTCCAGACAAAGCAATGATTGGTGTTTGAGGTGAGCGCGCCTTGATGAGCTGGCTTGCATCGAAACCATTCATTATCGGCATTTGTACGTCCATTAAGACCAAATCAACCTTGTGTGTTCTGAACAACTCGACGGCATTTTCCCCGTTTTTGGCTTGCAAACTGTTAACGCCCAGTCGATTCAAATACATCTGAACAAGCGTGCGCTGTACTTCTTTGTCATCAACAATAAGTACCGTCGGTGCAAGATAGCTTGATGTTGGTTGATTTTCTGCTTGCGCGCGTTCTGTTTGCTTACTTTCTGTTAGCGTGCTTGCCGGTTCAGATTCTATATCACCGCTTGGAGTTTTGTTCTCTGGTTTTACATCCGCTTCGGCTTTATCTTCCGTCGATTGGTTGTGTTTCCAACCGTTGAAATAAGGCGTACGCAGCGTCTCCGCTTTTGGAGCATTAGGTACAATAGGGAAGTACAGGTGAAACTCAGTAAATTCACCAAGTTTGGAGTGGCATTCTACTCTGCCACCAAATGAGCGCATCACTCTTTGGCAATAACCCAGTCCTAAGCCGCTCCCACCGCTTTTTTGGTAAGAGAAAAAGTCATCGAAGATCTTATGAACAATGGCTTCGTCAATGCCGGGGCCGGAATCTCGAAATGTCAGGACGTTCTCGTAAGATCCTGTTTTGGTGCTGATCTCAACTTGGCTGTCTGGATAAGAGTCAAAGTAGTAGATCGCGTTACGTATTAGGTTGAAAATGACGAAGTTGAATAGAGTTTCATTCAGATTTGCTACAAAATCATCGTGTTGTGGTAAACGAATGCGTTCAATAATCTTTTCATTCTCAAAACCATAGTGGCTTACGGCTTGATCCACGGCTTTATGGATAGAGGTCATGGTTACTGGACCATGTTCAGGCGTGCTGTCACTGACTTCTCGTAAGATGATGTCAATCAGTTGCCGCCCGCGTTGAATTGCTGCTTGGCCATTCTCAATGTCAGTCAAGATTTGTTGAGCTGGTGCTTGATTATCAATGTGCTGCTTTAACACCTCAAAATGCAGTTGCACTTGAGCCAGTGGATTGCGCATCTCATGAGCGATTGAGTTAGCCAGTGCACGACTTTGGCGAATACGCCTATCGGCTTCAATGGTACTTTGTACTCGATTTAACAAGGTTTGCAGTGCAGAGATCTCTTCATTAGAGAACATATGATTGTTGCTTTTATGTGATGATACTAGCAAGTGTGTGACTGATTTTTTGTGTCCGAATAGTGGCATTACCAACGCAGTGTTGTTCGAACTCATCTTGTCATAAAGCGCTTTTAGCGATCGCTTAGCTGGCGCAGTATCATCGAGCTCTTCAGAAAGCTCATCGAACACTAAAACGGACTTGTTGTTAGATAGGTAATCTTCGTAGCAGGTTTCATTGTAGTTGCTGTTAACTAGTCGAAGCTTATCTTCTGGGATTTGCAATTGGCGACCTAAACGACGCATGGCATCGTCAATCGACAATTTGAAGTCCTCTTCTAATGCAAGGATTCGTTGCACTGGTGTCTTTTTGTTTCCGTAGACAAATAATGAGGAGTAAGGACTTACGCGTTTGTAGAGTAGGTTCCAAGCGACGCCGATCATCGCACTAATAGGGATGGCTAAAAGCCATTGGTTACCGTCATTTAGGGGGATAAATACCGAACCAAAAGGTAGCACCAAGATTGCACACACCAACAGCACATTAAGGCTTATGTATGTAAGGTATTTAAAACTGTAGAAGCGAGAGGTCAGCAGTGCATAGCCAAAAAATAACATCTCACTGAGCGACAAGGCTGGGGGGAGCCAAGTGAGTGAGAAATCACGTAGGAAATAGGCAATGCCAATGTGAATCGTTGCGGTAGATAGCATGAATACCAAGATGCCCGTAATCATGTAGTTCGTTTTGGCTAATGTTAGCTTGCTGCTATTGGCACGCATGGTCACTAGATTAACCAGTGTAAGGGCAATTAAGCTTATTACTCCTATAAAAAAGTACGGTGTGTGTGGACCAAACTCGATCACGAATTGGCTTGGAGCTGTAATGGTAACATCTTCTACCGTTAACCCCGGGGTCAAATTGATATAGAAGGAGTAGCTAGTGAGGATCGCGAGTATGCTTTGTTGCCACAGATGGATTTTACCACTGCGGTTTTCGGCTGCGAGTTGACATGAAAAGTAATAAGCAAAGGCAAAAGCAAGGAAAGAGCTGAGGTTGGCCAACTTTGCTGTGAATATGGCTGCTGAAGGGCCAAGTCTCGGCAATAAGTCTGTATGGAAGTAGGCATTGCTGCTGATCCACGTAATAATACAGATGGAATAGGCGATGTAAGGTACATGGTGTGTCCCCGCTATCACTCCGTTCTTTTGTTTAAGTCGGTAGCAATAATAGATCAACCACATTACAACCACGGCTACTGTTGCAAGCAGTGTGATCGCTTTTGTATAGATTATCGCCTCTAGCCCAAAATCAAACATCTTCATATTACTTGCCATTCTGTATTTTTATTTTCACGGAGGCAGCGTCTATACTCTCGAAAGTTAATGTGACTGAATGCATTGAGCATCAGTCCAATATCCCATAGCCCGCGGTAAGTCAGTAAGTTCGTTTCGTTCAAGTCACAAGACCCTAGCGGTAAATATGCCTTTGGTCCGATAGCCTTATAAAAATCGAGTATCAAAGGTTGATCTATAATAGTGAAGCCAATTTTATAGCCAGTTTGATGTAATAAACTGATCATCTCTTTTTGAGCAAGATAGAGGAAATAGAGCTTTTGTTGAGTATTTCCACTCACGGTTAGGCGTAAAATTTCACATACGGCTTGCTTTTCGGATAATTGTAATTGGAACTTATTATCGAACTCCAGGATAGAGTCACACTTTGATAGGGTAGGTGGAGTGAAAATCTGTAGCCCTGTTAGCCCGTCATAACCGTATCGGGATAAACTGTACTTCCATTTTTCATTGCTAAACGTGGGGGCGTAGCTTAGCCAAGTTTCATTTTTTGACCAATCTTGAATTAGCGCTGAAGAGACTAGGGTCGGAAAGGCTTCATCTTTTGGGTGTTTGAGCAGAACAAAGTGCTTACCTGTTTGCGATAAGTGGAGTAAAGGCAGCATCTCATACCACTTCTCACCTTTAATAAAAACCTCAAGGTTGCTTAAAGGAATAGCATCGCTGATCGGTATTCCTTGAGGATGACTTGGCGTTTGTACTATGAGTTGGCTATCTTCTATCTGGTCAATGATC
This window encodes:
- a CDS encoding response regulator yields the protein MFDFGLEAIIYTKAITLLATVAVVVMWLIYYCYRLKQKNGVIAGTHHVPYIAYSICIITWISSNAYFHTDLLPRLGPSAAIFTAKLANLSSFLAFAFAYYFSCQLAAENRSGKIHLWQQSILAILTSYSFYINLTPGLTVEDVTITAPSQFVIEFGPHTPYFFIGVISLIALTLVNLVTMRANSSKLTLAKTNYMITGILVFMLSTATIHIGIAYFLRDFSLTWLPPALSLSEMLFFGYALLTSRFYSFKYLTYISLNVLLVCAILVLPFGSVFIPLNDGNQWLLAIPISAMIGVAWNLLYKRVSPYSSLFVYGNKKTPVQRILALEEDFKLSIDDAMRRLGRQLQIPEDKLRLVNSNYNETCYEDYLSNNKSVLVFDELSEELDDTAPAKRSLKALYDKMSSNNTALVMPLFGHKKSVTHLLVSSHKSNNHMFSNEEISALQTLLNRVQSTIEADRRIRQSRALANSIAHEMRNPLAQVQLHFEVLKQHIDNQAPAQQILTDIENGQAAIQRGRQLIDIILREVSDSTPEHGPVTMTSIHKAVDQAVSHYGFENEKIIERIRLPQHDDFVANLNETLFNFVIFNLIRNAIYYFDSYPDSQVEISTKTGSYENVLTFRDSGPGIDEAIVHKIFDDFFSYQKSGGSGLGLGYCQRVMRSFGGRVECHSKLGEFTEFHLYFPIVPNAPKAETLRTPYFNGWKHNQSTEDKAEADVKPENKTPSGDIESEPASTLTESKQTERAQAENQPTSSYLAPTVLIVDDKEVQRTLVQMYLNRLGVNSLQAKNGENAVELFRTHKVDLVLMDVQMPIMNGFDASQLIKARSPQTPIIALSGESGQHELDMIRKLMDGRLEKPTSLDALQGVLDSWLIKDTTSNASKETEN
- a CDS encoding acyl-homoserine-lactone synthase, whose amino-acid sequence is MELMSSLGSLLASSLPIEKKQHALVELVLHTYQPQERTALFKTVTEYRRNQLELLFPEHQTKSDSVMFEVMDYRDLIQRYPSTLSAEVALLEQAVGKCYMHWLDFWCECEISAIKAKSPLNIKPLSPMVLPIQDSAYYGMIIDQIEDSQLIVQTPSHPQGIPISDAIPLSNLEVFIKGEKWYEMLPLLHLSQTGKHFVLLKHPKDEAFPTLVSSALIQDWSKNETWLSYAPTFSNEKWKYSLSRYGYDGLTGLQIFTPPTLSKCDSILEFDNKFQLQLSEKQAVCEILRLTVSGNTQQKLYFLYLAQKEMISLLHQTGYKIGFTIIDQPLILDFYKAIGPKAYLPLGSCDLNETNLLTYRGLWDIGLMLNAFSHINFREYRRCLRENKNTEWQVI